The DNA segment AAGTCCACGGGCAGACGACCCCAGGCATCGCGCACGTCCAGCCGCGCCCCGGCCCGGTGCAGCACCACCAGCGTGTCCAGGAAGCCCTCCCGGGCAGCATCATGCACCGGTCGGGTGAGAGTGGCAGGGTCTGCGCAGTTGGGCTCCGCGCCGTGGAGCAGCAGCAGCTCCGCCACGCGGGCGCTGCCCATCATCATGACCTGCCAGAGAGAGCAGAGTGGTCAGAGCCAGGGTGGGGGCAGGTATGGGAGATGCCGGCCggggcaaggcaggtggagcCATTTAAAGAAACACCTAATTGCAAAGTTTTCACCCAGTGCAGAGGTGTTCAGGTCTCTGATGTCTGGTGTTTCTTCATTTGCTGATGCAATCCACTTTCCCACCCCACCTTCAGGTTATACTCAGTACAAATTAAATGCCATTTTATTCTCTAAACGTGCAGAGACAAGAAAGTTGATGGTAAAGTGATGATCATCATTATGGAAAAACAAATCTTGATTTCCATTGGAACATGGGAAtctattttgttaaatgatttaGGGGCAGAGTTAAATTTATTCggcttttaaagttttaaattatttgccttGCTGACCCCTCCTCCATAATCCAggtctacaaatatttattaggtagTCAACTACTGTTTGTTAGAAGTTGGGAGTAATGGTTTAGGggagaaaataaacaactaagtttttttctttcttttttttttaatttatttagttctCATAGCAAATCCCGTGCGGAAGGCTTTTGTTTGTCATGTGTCTGAGCTCATAACTGGCTTGTAGTGTGATAATTTGAGCCAAAGTTGGAGATTAGAagggaaaagtaaattaaatcatgcaaaatcttataaaattataataaatgatttttcctTAACAgttcatcattttaaatttagactataatatttttaatgtaatataaaacTAACTATATTTGTATACTACAGGATTTTATAATAGctaagatttaaaaatgttaaacagtaaatattttgctATATAAAAAGAGcttgggccaggcccagtggcttatgcctgtaatcccagcactttgggaggccatagcaggcagatcacctgaggtcaggagttcgagaccagcctggccaacatggtgaaatcccgtctctactacaaaaaataaaaaattagctgggcatggtggggcgtgcctgtagtcccagcaactcaggaggctgaggcaggagaatcgcttgcatcctggaagaggttgcagtgagctgagattgtgccactgcactccagcctgtccgacagagtgaggcctcatctcaaaaaaaataaaataaataaataaataaatagagcttGGATGTTAGCAGTCAATCAGGATGATGCATAACTTAGAAAAAATGATGTTTTGCAGGAGTAATCCTGTAGCAGCCATTTGTGTACATGAACATTATGAAAACATTTGCTGTCATATTTAAAGTCAATTATAAGACAATTTTTGGTAACTAAATGTCTAAAATCGAGTTATTTGTTATGGGTTTATGCACTTTAAAATATACCATTTAATTGAAAGGCAGTATACTTCTCATGTTTTGTTGGCTTGTTTcattaatattagaaatgttcATTTCATCTCTTAAAAACCGTGATAAGTTATATCTACTAGTGATGTAAGGatattttacatagaaaaaaaggggaaaatagcTGCTGTTAGTATTTCAGAAAATGGTGAATTACATATATaacttgtttttataattattaataaaattttaagtttttaagatgCACTTTACAATATTTTTGCTCCTTTAAAAATCCCTCATTTGTTATACCATTATTCTAagaattcaaaagaaatgaacactTCTTTAAAATCTATACTATTAACAAGATCCCTTAATATTAGCTTAGTTTTAGAGGGTGATAGTGAGGTGAGTACTGAATATGACCACTAGCCAACGGTAAAGTACAAAAGAGTTGTCCGAgattgtaaaagaaataaaaaatatcagtaCTAATTAAAGCAGGATTCGTACTTAAACATTGAATAAGTGTATTTTAACAATGAAGATAAAGATGCATTATTTATGAAGATCCTTTGCCATTCAAAAAGGACCTAACAGTTGCTGCAGGAATATTTTTGTAATCTGGGCACTGAGTATGATAATTAAAGAATGAGAAACCTATagaactatatattttttctcttatgcaTCACTCATAAGACACTGCTAACATAAAAGGAACTAAGTACTGTGGTTGAGGAATCCCGTCTCATTCTCAATTAACCTCTATGAGAAAACAATACAACAGATTTCATATAGTAGCTTAGAAGTTTACATTGATTTTTTCCATGTACTATGATTTTGTAGAATTCCTTAAATCCAATCTAGAATGCGTAACTTATACTTTACTTATCTTTATCGTTGAAAGCAGACAGACAAGATAATCTTCTTCCCTAAATaagctttccttttctccttttctccccaaTTCAGTCTATTCCTTGCATCTCTGATCATGAGATGGCAGAACAAAAACCACTAAAAAAAGCTTAAACAGTGGGTTTTTCAATGTCTCTCTTTAGGATTTTTGCTGGGTAAAAGCCTGTTTTACGCGTGGAATGCACACCTCCGGCCAACGGAGACTCCTGTACAAATCTACATCGGCGATCTAGGTTCCAGCCCCGATCCGCCGAGGCCGCGCCCCGCGTTCGCGCGCCCCCTGCCGGCGAGGCCCTGGGGCCCCAGCTACCTGGATCGCGCGCCTCCCGAAACGGTTGACTCCGTTGGGATCCGCGCCGGCTTCCAGGAGCTGTCGCACCTTCTCCACTAGTCCCCGCGCCGCGGCGCTGGCCAGACCCTCATCGCTGCCGCCCCCACTGGGCATGCCCTTGTTCTCCTCGCGCATTCCGCAGCCCCCAGACGCGCAGCGGCCCGGATAATCCACCGTTGGCCGTAAACTTAACGAcactcttcccttctttcccacGCTGCTCCGGCGCACTCTCTCCTTCCTAGGAGACCTGGGCTCAGCTTCATTACCCTCCCGTCGTCCTTCTGCGGCTTGGGGCCCCGTGCAGTGGCCGAGCGGCCGGTCGTTAGCTCCGGGCTTTTCCTGGCGCTCAAGAACCAGCGGGCGCGCCTGGATTGCTTCTGGGAAAAAGCGCCTAGCGCGGACGCAGCCGAGCTCAAAGCCGCTCTGGCCGCAGGGTGCGGACGCGTCGCGGAGTCCTCACTGCCCCGCCTCGCTCTGGCAGAGTGGGGAGCCAGCCGGCAAAGAATTCCGTTTTCAGCTGGGCCAAGGGGCCGGCGTCTCCCCACCCCCTTAGGCTCCGCCCCCTGTCCGCTGTGATCGCCGGGAGGCCAGGCCCGGGCCGACGCGTCACGAGGGCGGGGAAGCCTGCCCAAAGATGCTAGGACGCATGCGCCAGAGACTGGGCCAGGGAGCCGCCAGGAATGCTGGCTGCACTGCTCGCTGGATGTCCAGTAAAGCCAAGGCTAATATTTTGGGAATGTTCACCACTGCCCTCAGCTCCTAATCCCCAGTAGGCGGAGCAGAGGATTTCTGTTCCTTCAGCCAGCCAGTTGGTTTCACTGTGGAGACGTTGGTGGCTCCCTTGTGACCGAGAGAAAGTCATTCAAAATAACTCCGTGTTTCTTAAGATGTCTGAAAGCGACAGCTCTGCACCTGTCATACAAGTTAAATTCATCCCCAGGCAGTACTTGGGCTTCACAAGTTTCATAACTTGTATCAAACTTAGCAATTTTCTCTTGGATGTGTCTTTCTGTTTGAATTAGTCAAccataaaaatagagaaaaatcccGAGAATCATGTTTTGCGTGTGCTTtttaattctttccatttttgcatTATGGATACAacccttaaaagagaaaaaaactagttCGAGATTGAGAGTGGCAACCTGGCACacataagacaaaaaaaaattatactttaagaatCTGAGATCCCAGTTTCATCATATTTGTACAGTAAATCTTTGTTTGCACTCTTACCTATTTAAACCCACTTTGTCaggtatcttatttttatttatcatgagTAATAAAGGAAATTTATGCAGTAATAATGAAACATCATAAGAGAGGGGTGTGGTGCTGGGCTTGTCATTAAACAGGCTGAACCTGTCATTAAATTCTCTTCTGAAGATTTAAATGCCAagtgctttttttccccttcctaatCTTCCTAGGTGAGTTTGAATCAACatttattacttaaaatatttaaaacatttcagcGGATGCTACATTGGATAGGAAGAGAACCGCAAGTTATGGATTTGTTGCCTAAAAACTTTGGTGAGGAACTGCATAAGTGGACCTCTCCTAAAAGTGAACAATTTTTGTTTACAGAATCATTTTGGTTCGGAGTGCTGAGGAAGACAAAGTCTTAACAGGAGGGCAATTGCTTGTGTATTGCAAAATGAGAGTCTTCACATGTTTTTTTTAGGATACCTTAGCTCTGACTCCTCATCCCCCAAATCCCTGTAGAATTAAAAAAAGCTCTTTCTTTTAAAGGCAGTGGAAGTGCCACCACCATGGAAGTGCTGGTTAGGGCTGAAAATCTACTGACAGAGCCTCAACAGAGCTGAAATCCACCTGGACAGGGAAGGGAACCGGGTAGCATTaataacaatttctttttctttcccatccAACCCCCATTTCCTAGTCTtcagtttcttaatttctctacCTTTTACTCTTATGCTCTTGTTTTGACCTTTGAGTTTCTCTGAAACTTATCAGAAAAGTTAGGACAAGATAGTCTGACCCAATTCTTGAGCCATTTTCTTAGGTAGTAAATATGTCAGAAAAATGAAAGCTGTTTGGAGTTGATAAGGAAATGGAAgataatgtttttctttgaggGGGACATAAAGAATGGTGATAGGGAAAGAACCAATGACTAAGTAAAATGACTGAGAATCTTGCACGAGGCAGATGTGTGAGCTTCGCGAAGCAAGTTGACTGAATGAAAAACAACTTTGGGTAGG comes from the Homo sapiens chromosome 9, GRCh38.p14 Primary Assembly genome and includes:
- the CDKN2B gene encoding cyclin-dependent kinase 4 inhibitor B isoform 1 (isoform 1 is encoded by transcript variant 1), whose product is MREENKGMPSGGGSDEGLASAAARGLVEKVRQLLEAGADPNGVNRFGRRAIQVMMMGSARVAELLLLHGAEPNCADPATLTRPVHDAAREGFLDTLVVLHRAGARLDVRDAWGRLPVDLAEERGHRDVAGYLRTATGD
- the CDKN2B gene encoding cyclin-dependent kinase 4 inhibitor B isoform 2 (isoform 2 is encoded by transcript variant 2) produces the protein MREENKGMPSGGGSDEGLASAAARGLVEKVRQLLEAGADPNGVNRFGRRAIQVAGAPGPRRQGARERGARPRRIGAGT